In the genome of Methylomagnum ishizawai, the window GCGCCGGTTCCGCCTGCCGGGCGGCGACAAAGCCAGCCGCGAAGCCTGGCGCTGCGCCCTGGCCCTGTGCTGGGCAACGGGCCGGGACTGGCCGGAGTGCCCCAAGGATTCCGGCCTGTTGCGCCAAGCCTGGGAACGCGGCTTGAACAGTCCCTTGGCGAGTTCGGCGGGCCGCTTGTTCGATGCCGCCGCCGCTTTGATCGGCGTGGCGCTGGAATCCAGCTATGAAGGCCACGCCGCCATGCGCCTGGAAACCCTGGCCCGGCCCGGTGCCGAGCCTTTGCCCTTGGATTTGGCGCGGAATGCCGGGGGCGTGTGGATCGCCGATTGGGCGGGTTGGTTGCCGATGTTGCTGGACACGGGTTTGGCCGCGGCGGAACGGGCCGCGATCTTCCATGCCAGCCTGGCCCGCCTGATCGCCGGGCAGGCGGAAGCCCTCCGGGCCGAACAGGGCGTGGAACGGGTGGGGCTTGCGGGCGGCGTGTTCCAAAACCGGCTGTTGACCGAACTGGCGGTGGCGGAATTGACCGGGCGGGGCTTCGAGGTGGGGTTACACCGGGACATTCCGGCGGGGGATGGCGGCATCAGCTATGGGCAGGTGATCGAGGTGGGGCGGCGGGCCTCAAATCCGCTGTAGCCCGGATGGAGCCGGGTGGAATCCGGGATATGGGCGCTTCGGCCATGCCCCGGATTCCGTTGCGCCCCAGCCATCCGGGCTACCCGGTTCAAGCCAGCCTGGCCCGCACGATGCCCGCGATCTCGTCGTCGCTCAGCACGATGGGGTTGGTCTTCATACTGGAACCCCGGCTGTGGGCGACGATGCGCGGCACATCCGCCCCGGCCACGCCCAGCGCCGACAGCGTCGGCAACTTCATGGCGCGGGTCCAGTCCTCCAAGGTTTCTACCAATAGGGCCAAGGCGTCCGCTTCGGCCAAGCCCACGTTTCCGGCGAATAGGCGACCGACCTCGGCGTATTTCGCCAGCGCCGGATTTTGGGGGTCGCGGGTTAGTATCGCCTCGATATTGCTCCGGGTCGCCGCCGCCACCAGGGTGCCGCATACGACCCCATGCGGAATCGGGAACAAGGAGCCCAAGGGCTGGGCCAATCCATGCACCGAACCCAGCCCGGCCTGGGCCAGGCAAATACCGGACAGGAGCGAGGCCAGCGCCATTTTCTCCCGGCCCAGCGCGGCGGATGCCCCGCCTGCGTACCAAGCCAGCAAGCCTTCCCGCGCCGCCCGCAAACCCTGTAAAGCCAGGGCGTCGGTGATGGGATTGGCGCGGATCGAGACATAGGCTTCCAACAACTGGGTGAGGGCGTCCATGCCGTTGGCGGCGATGAGTTCCGGTGGGCAGCCCGCCAGCAGGTCGGGATCGACGATGGCGTATTCGGCCATCAGCCGGTCGTCGCGGAAGGATTTCTTGAAACCGTCCGGGCCGTGGCGCGACAGCACGGCGTTCTTGGTGGCCTCGGAGCCGGTGCCCGCCGTGGTGGGCACGGCCAGGAACGGGGTGGCGGGTCCGGCGTAGGGCAGTTCCGGTCCCACGCCTTCCAGATGGTCCATGACCGAATTGCCGGGACGCAGCAGGCCGGCGATGGCCTTGGCCGCGTCCAGCACGCTGCCGCCGCCGATGCCGATCACGCCCTCGATCCCGGCCCCGCGCCAAGCCTTTACCGCCCCGTCCACCAGTTCCGGCGAGGGTTCGCCCGCCACCGTCACGCCTTCCCAAACGCAGCCTTGCGCCTGGAGCGCCGCGAACCAGGGTCCGGCCTGGGGCGATTCCCGGAACGAGCGGTTCCCGGTCACGATCAACCAGCGTTGGCCGTAACGGGCCGCGATGGCCGGGAGCCGGGCGAGGCTGCCCGCGCCGAATTCGATGCGGGGCAAGCGGCCTAGGCTGAAGGGTGCCATGGCTTCAAGCCTCGGGGTACAGGCCGAGCATGGGCACGCCCCGGCGCGGTTCGGCCATCATCTCGGCAACGGTGTCGCGCCAGGTGGCGTAGTGCGGCGTTTGCTTATGGGCGGTGGCGTCCCCGGCGGACGCATAGGCTTCGTAGAGGATGAAATGGTTGGGCTGCTCCGGGTCGCGTAGCACGTCGAAACGGCGGTTGCCGGGTTCCAGCACCGAGGCGGCATGGTTGGCGTGGGTGGCTGCGATAAAGGCGTCCACGCATTCGGGCTTGACATGGACATGGACCAGGGTGACGTGCATGGTGGGGTCTCCGCGCGGGATGGATGGAACCGGCATTCTAGTAGGTCATTCGGCTTGCGCGTAGGTTTTGCGGACGAGCCGTATGTTGTCATCGTCCATGCGTATTGGTTCCGGCGAGTGGAGGTGGAATGGCATCGAGCGAACCGAATGACCCACTGGGCGCTGTTCCGAATCCGCCCCATGGACCGGAAACGCGGACCGTTCAGGTCAGCACGAAGCCGTCCCCCGAGACGGCGATATGATGGACGCCGACCAATTTGACGGAGAAATCGTCCTTTTCGACGAATTGCCCGTCCTGGTTGATATCGAATTCGAGCAGGCTGGGGTTCTGGCCCGAACCCGGCACGAAGGCGATGGGGTGGTCGGCGTCGATCTTGCCCGCCGCCGAGGAACCCACGTGCAGGCCGTCCCACAGGGGGGCCGTGAACAAAAGCCGGTCCCCGGCGGTGGCGTAGACCGTGTCCTGGGTATTCGCCCCGAGGTCGTCGGCGCTATAGCCATAGTTGTCCTTGCCCTTGCCGCCGTCCAGGATATCGCTGCCCGCGCCGCCAATCAAAAGGTCGGAGCCATCCCCGCCGTAGAGTTTGTCGTTGCCGCCGCCGCCATTGAGGGCGTCGCTGCCCGAACCCGCGCCCTGCTTGGTGGTCTTGCCGTTGCCGCCGTAGAGCGTGTCGCTGCCATCGCCGCCCCTGAGGGCGTCCTTGCCCGCGTTGCCGGTCAGGGTGTCGCCGCCCGCGCCGCCGGAGAGGTAGTCGCCGCCCGCCCCGCCATAGAGGGCGTCGTTGCCGTCTTCGCCGAACAATTGGTCGTTGCCGCCCAGGCCGGTGAGCTTGTCGTTGCCACCATAGCCGATCATCAGGTCTGGTTTGCCCGAACCCTTGTGGATGTCGTCGAGGGGGTTGGCGCTGTCGCCGGTCCAGACCGGATTGCTGGCCGTGCTGGTGGGCGGGGTGATGAAGAAGTCCAGGGTGCCGTTGTCCTGGGACCAGGCCTGCCCATCGTTCACCTTGAAGGTGAGGTGCTGGACCCAGGTTCCGAAGGGGTTCGACGGCTGGTAGGCTGGTGCTTGATAGCCGAGGTTGGCGAGGTCGCCGACCAGGAGGGTGGCCTGGGCCGTGACCGCTTGCCCGTCGAGCAGGAGTTGGCCTTCGGCGGGCAGGCTGGCGATTTTGATCTTTTGCAGGGAGTCGCCGTCCGCGTCGGAGAAGGGGAAAGCGGCGGCGTCCAAGGCCAGGCTGGCACCTGGGGCGATAGCGACAGGGTTGTAGCCGGTGGTGGGGAGGGTATTGCTCATGGGGGAATCGCTCTGTGCTGGGGGAGGGGCCGTCGCCGGGGTTGGGAATCCGCGACGGCTTGGATTTTAAGGGCAAAGCGTTACGGCAGATAGCCGCGCCCGGACGCTCCAAACGGAACGCCCGCGCGAGGCGGGCGTTCGTGGGGCGGTGGGCGCGGTGTCGTGCCGGTTCAGCCTAGGGTTAGGAGCGTGTTGCCCGCGTCCACCACGACCTTGTGGACGCCGACCAGGGTGATGGCGAAATCCTGCCCCGCGCCGAACTGGCCGTTGCCATCCACGTCGATCTGGAGGGTGTGGCCGTCGAAGGCGATGTTGGTGCCCTGGCCCAGGCTTTTGGCCAAGAGGCCGCTGCCCAGGGCCGAACCCTGGTTGAGGAACCCGGCCCAGACGGCGTCGCTGAAGTCGATGGCATCCCCCGGCGTGGCTTTGATGACGTCGTGGAAACCGCCGATCAGATCGTCCGTGCCCAGGGCATCCGCCAGAT includes:
- a CDS encoding iron-containing alcohol dehydrogenase; this encodes MAPFSLGRLPRIEFGAGSLARLPAIAARYGQRWLIVTGNRSFRESPQAGPWFAALQAQGCVWEGVTVAGEPSPELVDGAVKAWRGAGIEGVIGIGGGSVLDAAKAIAGLLRPGNSVMDHLEGVGPELPYAGPATPFLAVPTTAGTGSEATKNAVLSRHGPDGFKKSFRDDRLMAEYAIVDPDLLAGCPPELIAANGMDALTQLLEAYVSIRANPITDALALQGLRAAREGLLAWYAGGASAALGREKMALASLLSGICLAQAGLGSVHGLAQPLGSLFPIPHGVVCGTLVAAATRSNIEAILTRDPQNPALAKYAEVGRLFAGNVGLAEADALALLVETLEDWTRAMKLPTLSALGVAGADVPRIVAHSRGSSMKTNPIVLSDDEIAGIVRARLA
- a CDS encoding antibiotic biosynthesis monooxygenase, whose translation is MHVTLVHVHVKPECVDAFIAATHANHAASVLEPGNRRFDVLRDPEQPNHFILYEAYASAGDATAHKQTPHYATWRDTVAEMMAEPRRGVPMLGLYPEA
- a CDS encoding calcium-binding protein, with translation MSNTLPTTGYNPVAIAPGASLALDAAAFPFSDADGDSLQKIKIASLPAEGQLLLDGQAVTAQATLLVGDLANLGYQAPAYQPSNPFGTWVQHLTFKVNDGQAWSQDNGTLDFFITPPTSTASNPVWTGDSANPLDDIHKGSGKPDLMIGYGGNDKLTGLGGNDQLFGEDGNDALYGGAGGDYLSGGAGGDTLTGNAGKDALRGGDGSDTLYGGNGKTTKQGAGSGSDALNGGGGNDKLYGGDGSDLLIGGAGSDILDGGKGKDNYGYSADDLGANTQDTVYATAGDRLLFTAPLWDGLHVGSSAAGKIDADHPIAFVPGSGQNPSLLEFDINQDGQFVEKDDFSVKLVGVHHIAVSGDGFVLT